The DNA window CACCTCAGGAAATGGTAGGTGAAGGACACCACCATGAACAGGAGGATTGTAAATGTGGTGGAGATATAGTAGATAAATCCAGTGTCCACTGTGCATGACCCGACCTCTAAGTCCAACAGTTTCGTATTTTTGAGGTCTGGAGGATAGTTGCACACAAAGTTGTAGGCATCAaaaacttgtgtttgtgtgttttttaatgccCACTTTTTGAACCAGCCGTTATCGCAGGCACAGGTGAAGCTGTTGCCTTGAAGATCCAAATAAACAAGAGCTGGTGTGGAAGTGAATATTTCCTCAGTTAAAATTGAATATTCATTCTTTCTTGCCTGCAAGAACTCCAGCTTAGTTAGTTTGGCATCTATAAGGAAATCTAGAGACCAAAGACTTGTTCTTGATATGTAGAGGCTTTTAAGGCTTTGAATTGGGGAAAACAATTCCGGAGAAAGCTCCTTAAGGTCATTTGAGCTAATGTCGAGCGTTTGCAGTCGAGGCGTGTAATTAAACGTCTCATTGGCCAGGGATAGAAGTTGAATGTTCCTGGCACTGAAATCCAAAAGATTAGTCAAACCTTGCAGGAAGTTGCTAGGCAGCTTGGACTTCCCCCTGCTGTGCTGTCCAGGAATAGCCAATGTCTCCAGACGGGACAGCTGAGAAAATGGTGGATCAGGCAAAGGTGAACTGTCGGAGTATTTAATGTGATTGTCCCTCAAATCTAATCTTATTAAATTTATCAGATGATTGAAACCCCCTTTGTCTAGTGCagtttttttaatatcatttgATTGCAGCTGAATATCGGTAAGCTTTGTCAATCCAATAAAAGACCCATTTTCAACTTCCTCTATTTGATTTTCATGTAATGACAAGTTCTGGAGGGATTGCAAGCCCATAAATTCCCCATGTTTAATGGCGGTCAGTTTATTTCCATTCAAACGCAGTTGTTTAAGATTGGGCAAGTACTTTTTGAAAGCACCGTTTAATTTGGAGATGGTGTTGTTCTGTAGCTTTAAAACTTGCAATCGTATTAAATCCTTGAAAACACACTCTTGTAGAGCTGAGATAAAATTCTGATGAAGGCTGAGCTGTCTGAGCTTTGTCAGATTGGCAAAATCATTACATTTAAGTGTGCTGATGTTATTCTTGCTGAGATCCAGCTCTTCAAGCATTGGTAGATTCCTCAAAGCAGCTGGAACAGATGTGAGTTTGTTGTGACTCAGACTCAAGATCCTTAAACTGTGAAGAGATCTGAAGGCCTGGTCTTCAATACATCGTATTACATTGTCTGATAAATCGAACTGTTTTACGTTAATACACAACTGGAAGAAATTTGAACGGACGTAAAAGAGTCTGTTCCATTGAAGTTGGAGTGTGGACAACGTTGGGATGGTGCAGGAAATGTTGATTAGCGCTGAAAGATTTGTAGGTTTCATTGCATTCATCCTCAGAGAAGTCAGTGAGGAGTTGAAGGTGTCTCGTAATGTTTTCATGTCATCAGAAGTTATTTGAAGCCCGCTAATATCAAGAGTAGACACTTGACTAAGAAAAGTCTTGTTGTGCACGTCCCATTTCATGTGTAGCTTTTTAGAAGAGCCGCCGATGTTTAACCAGGCGAGATTTGGAAAAACATCTGCAGTGATCCTAAAGACTGCAATCGGATTTTGAGACAAATCAAGGGAAGCAAGTTTTAGTGAGCTGTTTGTCAGTTCCCACGACTGAAAAGTGGTCAAATCGTTGTTTTTGACTACCAGCTCCCGTAGATTTGGCAGATGCTGTAGTATAGTATGAACTTGTGTTATGTGGTGCAGTTTGTTGTTGGAGatgtccaaaaatgtcaaacttgtcAAGGACTTAAAAGAGGTGGATGACACTGATCTGATGTGATTTCTGTACAATCTGAGCTCTGTGACGTTGCTCAAACCATCAAAAAGATCATCTCGAAGTTGAACAAGTCTATTATTATTTAGATTTAACTTCTTGAGGGAAATCAGATTGGCAAAGGTGCCTGGATCTATCTGGTTAATTAAATTGCGTTTCAGGTCTAACTGCGTCAAAACTGATAGAGTTTTGAAATCTGATGCTTGTATTATTTGAATCTTGTTCACAGACAAGTCTAAACCATTCACCGTTGAGGGAATATCTTCTGGAACCGATTTGAGTTTACTCCCGGAACATATGGCGACATTATAACTGATTCGGCAATACTTCAGTGAAAATCCTGTGACCGGAACAACAAAATTGCTGATATTTAGCAAGAGAAAAATAACACTTAGTTTAAAACATCCGGAGCCTCCTTTTGGCATCGTTTTGTCCTCTTTCACTCCACGACCCATTTCAAAATCTTCTTTAGAACAAGGAAATGCAGTTTCTCAACATATAGTCCACCTGATAAATCAAAATGCAGAAGAGGATTCTGaaaatccaaaaaaacaaagaccGTCAAGGACagtaacaaacaacaaacactcCGAATGATATCATAAACGTTCACCACATGTAGGTGCAGTATCTAAGCTTAGACAGTTTATTTTACCTCATTATAAATGATCAAGACTCAGTAATGGTTTCTGATACTCACTATGTCACACGAAGAAGAGCTGATTAATCACTGATGTCGTATCCGTGGAGTGCTGTAGTTTAATTATCTTCCTTTGTTCGaataaaatgttcctctcaGATCAAAAGGGTGCAAATGATATATCTTACCATGTAATACACAGTGTACATGAGAAACATGTTGGCCTCGAGCCTAAACATCTTTCCTCTGCCTGTCGCCTCTGTCCTCTTTCGTGCGAGGAAGAGTGAGGAAGTGAGAGTAGAAGGCAGGGCGGGCTTGTCATCACCAGAAACAGACTTTCttagatgtactgtatgttgaagCCTTTCAGCTTTTATTAATTAGTTTTCTCAGGATGAGAGAAGGATGCTGAATTCACCATCATCTACAGTGTAGATTTTGATAATATTGTATGTAAACAACCATTAATACATTCCTGAGAGAAATTTAGAAGACCTCTAATAGGTCTAAGATTTTAATGTTAATACCCTTTATGCAAATTAGTAAGCCAAACTCTATTTCCTcttttacttatttttaatGTCTCAAACAGGGAGTTGCTGTTTTAGTCACTTGCTCTAAAAAGAAACCTAAACTAATGACTGACGCAAATCCAGTGAGAAAATGACCACAACATAACCAACACTTCCTCTTCTCTGCTGTCTGGTAGATAGCTAGAAATCTCCATAAGCCAGAGAAAGGTTGAGACATTTGTATTGCTCAAattcattaaaggtcccatggcatgaaaatgtcactttgtgaggtggctagaaatggcgatagttGTAAACCAAGTCCTGGGtttcctgctctgcctttgagaaaatgaaagctcagatgggccgatctggaatcttgctccttatgacgtcataaggaggaaggttacctcccctttctctgctttgcccgcccagagactttggcccccccatgagaaagagagagagggacatcatggctttcaaacgaacAAAGTGGCAGTTGGCCAAGGCCACATCCCCACCCTCCatcttgccccccctctctcctcctcaatagctacagacacagaaatggcacatcctaaggaaagctcattgtgggactggctctagtggctgtaattctgcaccaaggctgaatttcaggaaagagacttcagatacagtattaggggacacctaaggtctatataattacatccaaaaagcaccatgtcatgggacctttaaagcaacATGAGGTAGCCTCGTGGTGTATTAGTAAACAGGTGTGGGGGAGACTAAGGCCTGTACTacaaatcaagatcaacatgtcctggatttatttctacggtggccctgaagtgcaaatcacaacagcaaatcgaaaaacgcaacagcaaatcataaaacacaacggcaaataggaaaacacgacagaaaatagggaaacacgacagcaaatatgaaaacacgacaacaaatatgaaaacacgacggcaaatatgaaaacacgacagtaaatatgaaaacttgaaatgaaatgaaattttaaaacacaacggcattaacttctaccggaaaaggtagggcctatctagcagaggacggagcctcctgacggactgtctgtcttttaacaggaaggagaggtgaaaaacacagaaaagcgcctacttttaacagagacagtccatctgtccaatcaggaggctccgtcctctgctagataggccctaccttttctggtagaagttaatgctgttgtgttttatgatttgctgtcgtgttttcctatttgctgtcgtgtcttcctatttgctgttgtgttttcatatttgctgttgtgtttttcctatttgctgtcgtgttttcctgtttgctgtcgtgttttcatatttgctgtcgtgttttcctatttgccgttgtgttttatgatttattgaagtgttttcctattttttgtcgtgttttcatatttgctgttgtgttttcatatttgctgtcatgttttcctatttgccgttgtgttttatgaattgctgttgcgtttttctatttgctgttgtgatttgcacttcagggccaccgtatatttcagttacccggcttcaccaaaCCTAACAACCGTGGtccccgcataagctgtgtcacgacggtggttatcaactagttcaatcaacccatgGTGTTTGCGCAGCATGActaatcgcaaacatctaccagagccgcatatttcacataagaagaggaaattataattctgcataaatatgaataacacagacacgtttctgcttcctaaaacaggaaggaaagctggcaaaaaatttACGCTGttaatgcgtaaatcacaacactcacttccccatcagtcaggcgcAAGATCTGACCACagttacacttgtgctttctataaactgtcgttgcttcaGTCTATTATTTCAgggcaaccctggcagtggtaagcgatcgtgagagcaaataaaaaatataaaaacataattcaaaccgatgtgcgcattggcaacgcACGGCTCAAGAAGCTAACAAagatacgtaattccctccgttaaaaaaaatctatatctttcataacaATCCCCATCAatgaatgttaacggggttgtcggtctctaaatgttttaacttttatgagcgcacctctctctctctctccgcgcaccgagctccaccggctcttctaagaacggtgacgccgttatcaatcgagtattgattggtcagttggcggtgctttaacaccggttgatctctactctccaacttaacctgctcccgaccaggttaggtgttcagcataagttaccacggcgatttaacccggtaacaagtgatccaccgtcgtgatacacaaaaccctgggttgaacctgaagttacctcgttcttgcttcgtagtacaggccttaGTAGGTGTGAGCTTGAGTAATTACACTGACGGTAATTAGTTTTTGTGTGATGCTCAAGGTGGGTTCAAAGCCGACTGATTTCAGACAAGGATTACAATATTATCAGCTTTCAAAGTAAACATTTCAGTTGTGATAACCTTGAAGTATTGAGATAATTTactcaaataaatgtagtattGCCACAGTCCAAGTTCTGCATTTAAaagtagaagtaaaagtacaaaagtataagcatcaaaatatacttaaaatacAAAGAAGTACTCATTATGGAGCAGAATGATCTatttaagaataatatagattaTATATTTGCAATAATTACATATGAGTTGAATTTATTTTGTATCagtaatctgaatctgcaaagtaattagtaactaaagctgataAATAAATTCAGTGAAAAAGAATATTTGATTGCCCcaaaaatgtagtgaagtagaagtataaaaacAGAATTgcaagtacttgagtaaatgtgcttaCATTCTCCCATACAAACCTTGCCAGTCAAGTGACTGAGTCCTGAAAATGTACAACCCTTTGACGTTGATCCTTCTGAAACTACTGTGAGTTCTTTTGTAAACAGTTTGAGCTGGAAAAATTTTATAAGCCAGAAATTTGAGGAGTAGAATGCCAAGACTTTGCTGAGTCATTAGTGTTACTTTAAAAGGTGACACTTTACTTAAATgtagctacataagagtgactAGCAGTGTAATGAatacatgacactgtcatgacaaagtcatgacacatgaaccctaaccctaaccccctaaccataaccctaaccataaccataacccctAACCCCCCCTAACCCTAGCCCTAACCATACACCTAACATTAACAtaatcctaaccctaacaaTAACCCTAACATAACCATAACCCCTAACCCCCCCTAACCCTAGCCCTAACCATACACCTAACATtaacataaccctaaccctaaccataaccctaacatAACCATAACCCCTAACCCCCCCTAACCCTAGCCCTAACCATACACCTAACATtaacataaccctaaccctaaccataatcctaaccataaccataaccctaaccataacttgtcatgacaaaaaccaaatgacacttactaaaagaagcgttatgtcataaacatttatgacttgtttataatgtttatgacatgttcatgacagtgtcatgtcacttttATGTAGATagcttcaagtaaagtgtaaccctttAAAATGTAGATATACAGTCAAATTGGTTGCCTGGCATCGCTGGACTAATTCACAAATGCGTATCTGCCAGATCAAATAAAACATAAGCTTGTAGATTCATCTGGTTTCCAGGCTAGCCTGTTGGTGCAATAGCTAAAATAAATTCCATTTTGAGTTAACAGTATTTCAAAATGCTAATTGTGTCAGGAGGGACGTTTTGCTTCTCTATGCCTGATTGACAGTTGAGTCATCTTGCTTCAGAACATAACGTAATTTAACTTTCTTAATGTTTGCAAAACATATGCTATTGCACAATTagccaaatgtttttatttgtatctaAAAATAATGAACTACATGTAAATGTGTTGTAATAT is part of the Sander vitreus isolate 19-12246 chromosome 22, sanVit1, whole genome shotgun sequence genome and encodes:
- the LOC144536900 gene encoding uncharacterized protein LOC144536900 isoform X2; the protein is MGRGVKEDKTMPKGGSGCFKLSVIFLLLNISNFVVPVTGFSLKYCRISYNVAICSGSKLKSVPEDIPSTVNGLDLSVNKIQIIQASDFKTLSVLTQLDLKRNLINQIDPGTFANLISLKKLNLNNNRLVQLRDDLFDGLSNVTELRLYRNHIRSVSSTSFKSLTSLTFLDISNNKLHHITQVHTILQHLPNLRELVVKNNDLTTFQSWELTNSSLKLASLDLSQNPIAVFRITADVFPNLAWLNIGGSSKKLHMKWDVHNKTFLSQVSTLDISGLQITSDDMKTLRDTFNSSLTSLRMNAMKPTNLSALINISCTIPTLSTLQLQWNRLFYVRSNFFQLCINVKQFDLSDNVIRCIEDQAFRSLHSLRILSLSHNKLTSVPAALRNLPMLEELDLSKNNISTLKCNDFANLTKLRQLSLHQNFISALQECVFKDLIRLQVLKLQNNTISKLNGAFKKYLPNLKQLRLNGNKLTAIKHGEFMGLQSLQNLSLHENQIEEVENGSFIGLTKLTDIQLQSNDIKKTALDKGGFNHLINLIRLDLRDNHIKYSDSSPLPDPPFSQLSRLETLAIPGQHSRGKSKLPSNFLQGLTNLLDFSARNIQLLSLANETFNYTPRLQTLDISSNDLKELSPELFSPIQSLKSLYISRTSLWSLDFLIDAKLTKLEFLQARKNEYSILTEEIFTSTPALVYLDLQGNSFTCACDNGWFKKWALKNTQTQVFDAYNFVCNYPPDLKNTKLLDLEVGSCTVDTGFIYYISTTFTILLFMVVSFTYHFLRWQLAYGYYLFLALLFETKHKNKQAYDDQYDAFISYNIHDEPWVIRELLPKLEGEQGWRLCLHHRDFEPGKPIIDNITDAIYRSRKTICVISRRYLESEWCSREMQVARNLWSANIWLINKDIEYD
- the LOC144536900 gene encoding uncharacterized protein LOC144536900 isoform X1; its protein translation is MGRGVKEDKTMPKGGSGCFKLSVIFLLLNISNFVVPVTGFSLKYCRISYNVAICSGSKLKSVPEDIPSTVNGLDLSVNKIQIIQASDFKTLSVLTQLDLKRNLINQIDPGTFANLISLKKLNLNNNRLVQLRDDLFDGLSNVTELRLYRNHIRSVSSTSFKSLTSLTFLDISNNKLHHITQVHTILQHLPNLRELVVKNNDLTTFQSWELTNSSLKLASLDLSQNPIAVFRITADVFPNLAWLNIGGSSKKLHMKWDVHNKTFLSQVSTLDISGLQITSDDMKTLRDTFNSSLTSLRMNAMKPTNLSALINISCTIPTLSTLQLQWNRLFYVRSNFFQLCINVKQFDLSDNVIRCIEDQAFRSLHSLRILSLSHNKLTSVPAALRNLPMLEELDLSKNNISTLKCNDFANLTKLRQLSLHQNFISALQECVFKDLIRLQVLKLQNNTISKLNGAFKKYLPNLKQLRLNGNKLTAIKHGEFMGLQSLQNLSLHENQIEEVENGSFIGLTKLTDIQLQSNDIKKTALDKGGFNHLINLIRLDLRDNHIKYSDSSPLPDPPFSQLSRLETLAIPGQHSRGKSKLPSNFLQGLTNLLDFSARNIQLLSLANETFNYTPRLQTLDISSNDLKELSPELFSPIQSLKSLYISRTSLWSLDFLIDAKLTKLEFLQARKNEYSILTEEIFTSTPALVYLDLQGNSFTCACDNGWFKKWALKNTQTQVFDAYNFVCNYPPDLKNTKLLDLEVGSCTVDTGFIYYISTTFTILLFMVVSFTYHFLRWQLAYGYYLFLALLFETKHKNKQAYDDQYDAFISYNIHDEPWVIRELLPKLEGEQGWRLCLHHRDFEPGKPIIDNITDAIYRSRKTICVISRRYLESEWCSREMQVASFRLFDEQKDVLILVFLEEIPTTHLSPYYRMRKLLKKKTYLSLPQAEEHPELFWEKLRQALNTREDLGDNSFFLVDRP